A DNA window from Budorcas taxicolor isolate Tak-1 chromosome 14, Takin1.1, whole genome shotgun sequence contains the following coding sequences:
- the TP53INP1 gene encoding tumor protein p53-inducible nuclear protein 1, which yields MFQRLNKMFVGEVNTSSNQEPEFSEKEDDEWILVDFIDTCTGFSAAEDEEEEDISEESPPERPSVFSCLPASLECLADTSDSCFLQFESCPMEESWFITPPPCFTAGGLTTIKVETSPMENLLIEHPSMSVYAVHEPCPSLSEAHCGAEEFHNPGSPRVEAENEMGQHIHCYVAALAAHTAFLEQPKSFRPSQWIKEHSERQSLNRNSLRRQNLTRDCHSRQVKHSGWAVHQPCPRQYNY from the exons ATGTTCCAGAGATTGAATAAAATGTTTGTGGGTGAAGTCAATACTTCTTCAAACCAAGAACCAGAATTTAGTGAGAAAGAAGATGATGAGTGGATTCTTGTTGACTTCATAG ACACTTGCACGGGTTTctcagcagcagaggatgaggaggaagaagacaTCAGTGAAGAGTCACCTCCCGAGCGCCCTTCAGTCTTTTCCTGTCTCCCTGCATCTCTCGAGTGCTTGGCTGATACGAGTGACTCCTGCTTCCTCCAGTTTGAGTCCTGTCCAATGGAGGAGAGCTGGTTTATCACCCCTCCCCCATGTTTTACTGCAGGTGGATTAACCACTATCAAGGTGGAGACCAGTCCTATGGAAAACCTTCTCATTGAACACCCTAGCATGTCCGTCTATGCTGTGCATGagccctgccccagcctcagTGAGGCCCACTGTGGGGCTGAGGAATTTCATAACCCAGGCAGTCCCAG agtGGAAGCCGAGAATGAAATGGGGCAGCACATTCATTGCTATGTTGCAGCTCTCGCTGCTCATACAGCTTTTCTGGAACAACCCAAGAGCTTTCGCCCTTCCCAGTGGATTAAAGAACACAGTGAAAGACAGTCTCTGAACAGAAATAGCCTTCGTCGCCAAAATCTTACCAGAGATTGCCACTCTCGGCAAGTCAAGCACAGCGGCTGGGCTGTCCATCAGCCCTGCCCACGTCAGTACAATTACTAA